In the genome of Leptolyngbya iicbica LK, one region contains:
- a CDS encoding HhoA/HhoB/HtrA family serine endopeptidase, with product MRDHVTSTDSSHHPARWVSRTGQSLLLMLAGAGLATAGTGALQAMQPSFLEEPQAQSQPEEAAPSTAIAPRINAPSTSSFVADIVQEAGQAVVRIDASRTVTSSVPEAFQNPFFQEFFGNMPESQQRVEQGIGSGFIVSEDGTIFTNAHVVDGADTVQVTLKDGRVVDGTVVGTDPLTDVAVIDIDADNLPTVPLSDSNQLQPGEWAIAIGNPLGLDNTVTVGIVSATGRTSGQIGVADKRVDFIQTDAAINPGNSGGPLLNERGEVIGMNTAIIQNAQGIGFAIPINDVGRIAEQLVTNGEVAHPYVGIRMVELTAQNKEAIAAQTGLDVANEEGILIADVVGNSPAARAGLKQGDILVSVGGQPVTEAAEVQNLVEAAGVGQNLSLQVRRNGRVETVTVQPEALPNG from the coding sequence ATGAGAGACCACGTGACATCGACAGACTCCTCACACCACCCCGCTCGGTGGGTTTCGCGTACCGGGCAATCTTTACTCCTCATGCTTGCCGGTGCCGGATTAGCCACCGCAGGCACGGGCGCTCTGCAAGCAATGCAGCCGAGCTTTTTGGAAGAGCCCCAGGCCCAGAGCCAACCCGAAGAGGCGGCTCCCTCCACCGCGATCGCTCCGCGCATCAACGCGCCCAGCACGTCTAGTTTCGTTGCTGATATTGTGCAGGAAGCGGGCCAAGCCGTCGTCCGCATTGACGCATCGCGTACAGTCACCAGCAGCGTCCCCGAGGCATTTCAAAATCCCTTCTTTCAGGAATTCTTTGGCAACATGCCGGAGAGTCAGCAGCGCGTAGAGCAGGGCATCGGCTCTGGCTTCATCGTGTCAGAAGACGGCACCATCTTTACCAACGCCCACGTGGTGGATGGGGCAGATACCGTACAAGTGACGCTCAAAGATGGTCGCGTCGTGGATGGCACTGTGGTCGGCACCGATCCCCTGACGGATGTGGCGGTGATTGACATCGATGCGGATAATTTGCCCACTGTGCCTCTCAGCGACTCGAACCAGTTGCAACCGGGCGAATGGGCGATCGCGATCGGCAATCCCCTCGGGCTCGACAACACTGTCACCGTCGGCATCGTCAGCGCCACGGGCCGCACCAGTGGTCAAATCGGCGTCGCTGACAAGCGCGTCGATTTCATCCAAACTGACGCTGCCATTAACCCCGGTAACTCCGGTGGTCCCTTGCTCAATGAGCGGGGTGAAGTCATCGGCATGAACACCGCCATCATTCAAAATGCCCAGGGCATCGGCTTCGCCATTCCCATTAACGATGTGGGACGCATTGCCGAACAGCTGGTAACCAATGGTGAGGTGGCTCACCCTTACGTGGGCATCCGCATGGTGGAACTGACCGCCCAAAATAAAGAGGCGATCGCCGCTCAAACGGGCCTCGACGTCGCCAACGAAGAAGGCATTTTGATCGCTGATGTGGTTGGCAACTCACCAGCCGCTCGCGCTGGCCTCAAACAAGGCGACATTCTGGTTTCCGTGGGGGGTCAACCCGTGACCGAAGCCGCCGAAGTGCAAAACTTGGTCGAAGCAGCGGGCGTGGGTCAAAATCTCTCCTTGCAGGTGCGCCGCAATGGCCGCGTCGAGACCGTTACCGTGCAGCCAGAAGCCTTACCTAACGGCTAA
- a CDS encoding potassium channel family protein codes for MQTSFQRIVTGIATFLLTVVIAVTGYVSAGWTLLDAIYMVVITIFGVGYGEVQPLTSTTLKVFTILVIIAGVLSVAYTVSGFVQLITEGEIRKLLNVKRMNKDIELLDEHVIICGFGRIGQMVARQLKVAHQPFVVLDNDPDRIELAREQGYLMYLGNATDEMNLEAVQIQKAKVLATVLPNDAANVFITLTAREMNPNLVILARGEIPSTEKKLRLAGANHVVLPATISAARMAHLITNPAAVDFLAQPDGQAGLNELLAELDIQIQEVVIEDSLVGGTIGDVEVRGKGTFIIVALRRTDGEVIVHPGRSLYLAKGDTLMLMGHQGDMPNFAQQAAMRREMRYRGARLRR; via the coding sequence ATGCAAACCTCTTTTCAGCGAATTGTCACCGGCATTGCCACCTTCCTGCTGACGGTCGTCATCGCGGTCACGGGCTACGTCAGCGCCGGGTGGACGCTGCTCGATGCCATTTACATGGTGGTGATTACGATTTTTGGTGTGGGGTATGGCGAAGTGCAGCCGCTCACCTCCACCACGCTCAAAGTTTTTACCATTCTCGTCATTATTGCGGGCGTGTTGTCTGTGGCCTACACCGTATCAGGCTTTGTGCAACTCATCACCGAAGGCGAAATACGCAAGCTTCTCAACGTCAAACGTATGAACAAAGATATTGAACTGCTCGACGAACACGTCATTATTTGTGGCTTTGGGCGCATTGGTCAAATGGTGGCGCGGCAGCTCAAAGTGGCCCACCAGCCCTTCGTCGTTTTAGATAACGACCCCGATCGCATCGAACTGGCGCGTGAGCAGGGCTACCTCATGTACCTGGGCAACGCCACCGACGAGATGAATCTGGAAGCCGTGCAAATTCAAAAGGCGAAAGTCTTAGCCACGGTGCTACCGAACGATGCCGCCAACGTCTTCATCACCCTGACAGCGCGAGAAATGAACCCCAATTTAGTCATTTTGGCGCGGGGCGAAATTCCCTCCACTGAGAAGAAGTTGCGCCTGGCAGGTGCCAATCACGTGGTGCTGCCTGCAACGATCAGCGCGGCGCGCATGGCTCATTTGATTACCAACCCAGCGGCGGTGGATTTTTTGGCCCAGCCGGATGGACAAGCGGGTCTCAACGAGCTGTTGGCAGAACTCGACATCCAAATCCAGGAAGTCGTCATTGAGGACTCGCTGGTCGGTGGCACCATTGGCGATGTGGAAGTGCGGGGCAAAGGCACGTTCATCATCGTGGCACTCCGCCGGACTGACGGCGAAGTTATTGTGCATCCGGGTCGGAGTCTCTATCTGGCCAAGGGCGACACGCTGATGCTGATGGGACATCAAGGCGATATGCCCAACTTTGCTCAACAAGCAGCGATGCGGCGTGAAATGCGCTATCGGGGCGCTCGTTTGCGTCGGTAA
- a CDS encoding DUF4231 domain-containing protein gives MAKKDPYVEFLKEDFNDLFGQMELTPIQRKFLASRWLDQVLWMEKKANQCRDRHYRLRLSAIILGVIVPILIGINPGNPKVAKALQYATISLSAIVAVSAAVEEFFHYGERWYHYRRTVESLKTYGWQFSQLSGRYAKYPNHTTAFQDFANQVEEVIQRDVEIYVTQVAKNEEDSTQTPVLVTGPLPDIDDLSGSSGDDDPSLP, from the coding sequence ATGGCCAAGAAAGATCCCTACGTCGAGTTTCTCAAGGAAGATTTCAATGATTTGTTTGGTCAGATGGAATTGACCCCGATTCAGCGGAAATTTTTGGCCTCTCGCTGGCTAGATCAAGTGCTGTGGATGGAAAAGAAGGCGAATCAATGCCGCGATCGCCATTATCGGCTCCGCTTGTCAGCCATCATTCTGGGCGTCATTGTGCCAATTTTGATTGGGATTAATCCGGGCAATCCAAAAGTTGCGAAGGCACTACAATACGCCACGATCAGCCTTAGTGCGATTGTGGCTGTTAGTGCCGCTGTAGAAGAATTTTTTCACTATGGTGAGCGCTGGTATCACTATCGCCGCACGGTAGAGTCGCTCAAAACCTATGGCTGGCAATTTTCGCAGTTGAGCGGTCGCTATGCTAAATATCCTAACCACACGACGGCGTTTCAAGACTTTGCGAATCAGGTGGAAGAGGTCATTCAGCGTGACGTTGAAATTTATGTGACTCAAGTCGCGAAGAACGAAGAAGACAGTACCCAAACGCCAGTATTAGTGACGGGTCCTCTCCCCGATATCGATGATTTGTCCGGTTCTAGCGGGGATGATGATCCCAGCCTACCCTGA
- the rpsF gene encoding 30S ribosomal protein S6: protein MTSMMYETMYILRPDIQEEVVDGEIARYQEILQENGATILETQHRGKRRLAYEIQNHREGIYIQMNYQGPGNVVAPMERAMRLSENVIRYLTLKVPLTEDFSESDGLPAAEAVGASPSAPPPGAA from the coding sequence ATGACAAGCATGATGTACGAGACGATGTACATTCTGCGGCCCGACATTCAAGAAGAGGTCGTAGATGGTGAGATCGCGCGTTATCAAGAAATTTTGCAAGAGAACGGCGCGACGATTTTAGAGACCCAGCATCGCGGCAAGCGTCGTCTGGCCTACGAAATTCAGAACCACCGTGAAGGCATCTACATCCAGATGAACTATCAAGGCCCTGGCAACGTAGTTGCGCCGATGGAGCGGGCGATGCGTCTGAGTGAAAATGTCATTCGCTATTTGACGCTCAAGGTGCCGTTGACCGAAGACTTTTCGGAATCGGATGGTTTGCCTGCGGCCGAAGCGGTGGGCGCGTCTCCTTCGGCTCCACCGCCAGGCGCTGCGTAA
- a CDS encoding fumarylacetoacetate hydrolase family protein produces the protein MAQRYVRVQSQAGPLHYGLLQSDRSVRVLDAPPWLQGEVTDTILEADSYQLLAPCAPSKIIAVGKNYAKHAAEMGGDLPEEPLLFMKPSTAVIATNTPILYPPQSQRVDYEGELALVIGDRCLDCDADMAQDKIWGYTIANDVTARDLQARDHQWIRAKGFDTFCPLGPWIVRELNPEAKLQTFLNEHPEPVQSGEISDMIFSPEALVAYISQIMTLLPGDVVLTGTPAGIGPLAIGDRVRVEIEGIGSLENSVQARPIPAQLLSMDSLDSGESMESMESQSW, from the coding sequence ATGGCGCAACGGTACGTTCGAGTTCAATCGCAAGCGGGACCACTCCACTATGGTCTGTTGCAGTCTGACCGCAGCGTGCGGGTACTAGATGCGCCACCGTGGCTCCAGGGGGAAGTCACCGATACGATCTTAGAAGCGGATAGCTATCAGCTCTTAGCCCCCTGTGCGCCATCAAAAATCATTGCTGTGGGCAAAAACTATGCTAAACACGCCGCCGAAATGGGGGGCGATCTACCGGAAGAGCCCCTGCTGTTTATGAAGCCGTCGACCGCTGTCATTGCCACCAACACCCCGATTCTGTATCCACCGCAATCGCAGCGGGTGGATTATGAAGGGGAACTGGCATTGGTGATTGGCGATCGCTGTCTGGACTGTGATGCCGACATGGCCCAAGACAAAATCTGGGGCTACACCATTGCCAACGACGTCACCGCCCGCGATTTGCAAGCCCGCGATCATCAATGGATTCGGGCAAAGGGGTTCGACACATTTTGTCCCCTCGGTCCGTGGATTGTGCGCGAACTTAATCCCGAAGCCAAATTGCAGACCTTCTTGAATGAACATCCTGAACCCGTTCAAAGTGGCGAAATCAGTGACATGATTTTTTCGCCGGAGGCGTTGGTGGCCTACATTAGCCAGATTATGACGCTCTTGCCGGGAGATGTCGTGCTGACGGGGACTCCGGCGGGAATTGGACCACTGGCGATCGGCGATCGCGTGCGAGTCGAAATCGAAGGCATCGGCTCCCTGGAAAACTCCGTTCAGGCCCGGCCCATACCCGCCCAGTTGCTCTCGATGGACTCGCTAGATTCTGGCGAGTCGATGGAATCCATGGAATCGCAAAGTTGGTAG
- a CDS encoding Tic20 family protein, with translation MTWRGTTTAQDRFFACLPYLLPLIEVSLLGMSFAVRSGIGLFSQFPALGLILVPLSPLIRIYTGFPFAGLIVFILLLTLVVRNTNISHFIRFNTMQAILLDILLILGQIILDLVLVPTLGTGLFVDTILNVVLLGILSAVAFSVVQCIRGEYPEIPTLSEAVHMQVR, from the coding sequence ATGACCTGGCGTGGCACAACAACAGCACAAGATCGCTTCTTTGCTTGCTTGCCCTATTTACTGCCCCTCATCGAAGTTTCGCTACTGGGGATGTCCTTTGCCGTGAGATCCGGCATCGGCCTGTTTTCTCAGTTTCCGGCCTTGGGCCTCATCCTGGTGCCGCTCAGTCCCCTGATTCGGATTTATACGGGTTTCCCCTTCGCCGGGCTGATCGTATTTATTCTGCTGTTGACGCTGGTCGTGCGGAATACCAATATTAGCCACTTCATCCGCTTCAACACGATGCAGGCGATTCTGCTCGATATCCTGCTGATTCTGGGACAGATCATTCTGGATTTGGTGCTAGTCCCCACACTGGGCACAGGGCTCTTTGTGGACACTATTTTGAATGTGGTGCTGTTGGGCATTCTCAGTGCGGTGGCTTTCTCCGTGGTGCAGTGCATCCGAGGCGAATATCCCGAAATTCCCACGCTGTCAGAAGCGGTTCATATGCAGGTGCGTTAA
- the minC gene encoding septum site-determining protein MinC: MSLDSTPETVDIESAEAAPEPAKVEVDPALQVRFKTDNGKTLLLLPPEPTESTTSPWEEVWEQLKHRLSAGERFWQPQTAVHLMARDRLLDARQLQMIVDALTEVDLTLKRVYTSRRQTAVAAVTAGYSVEQQTSLSHLTQATPQPGTPLDDPLYLQSTIRSGMEIRHAGTVIILGDVNPGGSLIAEGDIVVWGRLKGLAHAGAKGNRQCRIMTLHMEPTQLRIADKVARPPEHPPAEYLPEVAYIGEGGIRIAPAQEFARWLTEHQT; the protein is encoded by the coding sequence ATGAGCTTGGATTCTACCCCAGAGACTGTGGATATTGAGTCTGCCGAGGCTGCCCCAGAGCCCGCTAAAGTTGAGGTCGACCCCGCTCTCCAGGTGCGGTTTAAGACCGACAATGGCAAAACTTTACTGCTATTGCCACCGGAACCGACCGAGAGCACAACTTCACCCTGGGAAGAAGTGTGGGAACAGCTCAAGCATCGGTTGTCGGCGGGAGAGCGCTTTTGGCAACCTCAAACAGCGGTGCATCTCATGGCCCGCGATCGCCTGCTTGATGCCCGCCAGCTGCAAATGATTGTCGATGCCTTGACCGAGGTTGACCTGACGCTCAAGCGGGTTTACACCAGTCGTCGTCAGACAGCCGTGGCCGCCGTGACGGCGGGCTACTCGGTGGAACAGCAAACCTCACTCAGTCATCTCACCCAAGCAACGCCTCAGCCCGGCACGCCCCTCGACGATCCGCTTTATCTGCAAAGTACCATTCGCTCCGGCATGGAAATTCGCCATGCAGGCACGGTGATTATCCTTGGAGATGTGAATCCGGGTGGGAGCCTCATTGCCGAAGGCGATATCGTCGTCTGGGGCCGCCTCAAAGGTTTGGCTCACGCCGGGGCTAAAGGCAATCGCCAATGTCGCATCATGACCCTGCATATGGAGCCAACCCAACTCCGCATTGCGGACAAAGTGGCCCGTCCACCGGAGCATCCGCCTGCTGAATATTTGCCTGAGGTCGCCTATATCGGTGAAGGGGGAATTCGCATTGCCCCAGCCCAAGAATTTGCCCGCTGGCTGACCGAGCATCAGACCTAG
- the tilS gene encoding tRNA lysidine(34) synthetase TilS, protein MKPWSPLHAQLHQTLRSHRVDTPARLSTGLLPQASKLLVAVSGGQDSQCLLRLLVDLQHRWQWQLHTIHCNHGWREDADANADFVAQWVADLGIAHTTQVAAQPPRSEAAAREWRYQVFGEMAIALGCTHVVTGHTASDRAETLLFNLVRGSGLEGLQALTWWRSLSPETPHIALVRPLLDITRDQTGQFCQDFGVPIWEDATNRDRAYRRNRLRLDVLPMLRTQFNPQVDATLAQTADILAAEVAYLQAEANRVYEQCVLNEQIQRRSLRTMPLALQRRVIRQWLMEQVAMAPQFAQVEKVVALLTAPNRSQTDPFPGGAIAIVDDPWIRLQAQP, encoded by the coding sequence ATGAAGCCTTGGAGTCCTTTACACGCCCAATTGCACCAGACCTTGCGATCGCACCGCGTGGATACCCCTGCCAGACTATCCACAGGTTTATTACCCCAAGCCTCAAAGCTGTTAGTCGCCGTATCGGGGGGGCAAGACTCTCAGTGTTTGTTGCGTTTGCTGGTTGATTTGCAGCACCGATGGCAGTGGCAATTGCACACAATTCACTGCAACCATGGCTGGCGCGAGGATGCCGATGCGAATGCTGATTTTGTGGCGCAATGGGTGGCTGACCTGGGGATCGCCCACACAACGCAGGTGGCGGCGCAACCTCCCCGTAGTGAAGCGGCGGCCCGTGAGTGGCGTTATCAAGTTTTTGGGGAGATGGCGATCGCGTTGGGCTGCACCCACGTTGTGACGGGGCATACTGCTAGCGATCGTGCCGAAACGCTCCTATTTAACCTCGTGCGCGGCAGTGGTTTGGAGGGTTTGCAAGCGTTGACTTGGTGGCGATCGCTCAGCCCTGAGACGCCCCACATTGCTCTGGTGCGTCCACTACTCGATATCACTCGCGACCAAACGGGACAGTTCTGCCAGGACTTTGGCGTGCCGATTTGGGAGGATGCGACGAACCGCGATCGCGCTTACCGCCGCAACCGCCTCCGTCTCGATGTGCTGCCGATGCTACGCACGCAGTTCAATCCTCAAGTAGATGCGACCTTAGCCCAGACTGCGGACATTTTGGCGGCGGAGGTCGCTTACCTGCAAGCGGAAGCCAATCGAGTGTACGAACAGTGCGTGCTGAATGAGCAGATCCAACGGCGATCGCTGCGCACCATGCCTCTGGCCTTGCAACGTCGGGTCATTCGTCAGTGGCTGATGGAGCAGGTAGCGATGGCGCCCCAATTTGCTCAGGTGGAAAAAGTGGTCGCATTGCTCACGGCTCCCAATCGCAGTCAAACGGATCCCTTTCCGGGGGGCGCGATCGCGATCGTCGATGATCCCTGGATTCGATTACAGGCTCAACCATAA
- a CDS encoding PAS domain-containing protein, translating into MPDMTTTVELTQDLLHQALNEVSTAIYIKDREQRLQFINQACCQLVGWQRRDLNGATEADLLSPAIAQQLAALDTATWHGQGHNNSVTVVLTPEHQSSYTAMRRTQVSADGASLICYLEAVTASAAVTSGKLPETWPSAQLEALLANVPAVIYQLQRSTQGDLQFGFISPGAYEVFGLGSDLILANAAQVLDRIHPLDRPQFTETLLESAATLVAWRWEGRYYKPTGQVGWLQTVGRPQVGATGAVVWDGLMMDVTSRKQAEAATIEQAVMEQAIADNETRFRTITETIPGALLQLRVLDEGYAIDFVSDRIQALTGLTPAALMADAQTFLDRLHPRDSQRFQATINEAAQTLSPWKFEGRIVALNGDTRWWRLDAMPVPQELGEVVFCGVLLDVTERKTIEEAYRENERQLRMALKVSAMGVWTWDMATDQMAWTTEPGTLFEASAVSFCDTFHTYLQNVHPHDRERLQQAVSQAVNTGHEYQIQYRLLLGDDTIRWVEERGGLWRDPDELVLGLMGTVIDITDRRLAEAALQESEERNRTLINNIPGAVYRCKADANWTLLFQSDAIAEMTGYPVDHPIHQEEWRLIHGADRDRVDREITAAIGRRQPFEVEYRIRHADGSTRWVLETGQPISDSTGTVQLIDGVLTDITRRKESETRLQELARRQGLINRISTQIRHSLELMPLLQTTVEAVRSQLITDRVAVCRFQADGQGVVIVEDCAPAWPSILGATGLDNCFPAGWVDDNLPNRVRDIPDIYQAGFHPDHVQYLESLQVRANLIVPILLKQQLWGLLIAHECRGPRQWTVGESELLKALADQVGIAIGQADLYEQATENAVRARQQAADLKATLAELQRTQSQLVQTEKMSSLGQLVAGVAHEINNPVSFIDGNVVHAAEYTEDLLTLIAHYRQTYPDPPPTLQQAIDAVDLDFLAEDFPKLLESMRIGAERIKSIVASLRTFSRMDEAEIKAVNLHEGLDSTLMILQHRLKAHGDRPQIQLTRHYGDLPMVECYAGKLNQVFMNLLSNAIDALDEKLATGDQIEPPQLAIATTTIIPDQVRISITDNGAGIPTDKQPHIFEPFYTTKPIGKGTGIGLSISYQIVTQQHRGTLVCDSQPGQGTTFHVTIPVQQGTT; encoded by the coding sequence ATGCCCGACATGACAACGACTGTGGAGCTCACTCAAGATTTGCTGCATCAGGCCCTGAATGAAGTCTCAACGGCGATTTACATCAAAGATCGTGAGCAACGATTGCAGTTTATCAACCAGGCCTGCTGCCAACTGGTCGGCTGGCAGCGTCGTGACCTAAATGGGGCAACAGAAGCGGACTTGTTATCGCCTGCGATCGCTCAACAGTTGGCCGCTTTAGATACGGCAACCTGGCACGGGCAGGGGCATAACAATTCGGTCACGGTGGTGTTGACGCCGGAGCATCAGTCGTCCTACACCGCCATGCGACGCACTCAGGTATCGGCCGATGGCGCATCATTAATTTGCTATTTAGAGGCCGTCACGGCGAGTGCGGCAGTTACCTCAGGTAAATTGCCTGAGACCTGGCCCAGTGCTCAGTTAGAAGCCTTGTTGGCCAATGTACCAGCGGTCATTTATCAACTCCAACGCTCGACTCAGGGAGATTTACAGTTTGGATTTATCAGTCCGGGGGCGTATGAGGTATTTGGGTTAGGCTCTGACCTGATCTTGGCGAATGCCGCGCAGGTGTTAGACCGCATTCATCCGCTCGATCGCCCGCAATTTACCGAGACGTTGTTAGAGTCGGCGGCCACTTTAGTCGCATGGCGTTGGGAAGGCCGCTATTACAAACCCACTGGCCAGGTTGGCTGGCTCCAAACGGTTGGTCGGCCCCAAGTCGGCGCAACCGGGGCGGTGGTGTGGGATGGCCTGATGATGGATGTGACCAGCCGTAAGCAAGCCGAGGCGGCCACCATTGAACAAGCGGTGATGGAGCAGGCGATCGCGGATAACGAAACCCGCTTTCGCACCATCACGGAAACGATTCCCGGAGCGCTGCTGCAACTGCGGGTGCTAGATGAGGGCTATGCGATCGATTTTGTGAGCGATCGCATCCAAGCCCTGACCGGCCTGACACCAGCGGCGTTAATGGCCGACGCCCAAACTTTTTTAGATCGGCTCCATCCCCGCGATAGTCAACGCTTTCAAGCCACCATTAACGAGGCGGCTCAAACCCTTAGCCCCTGGAAATTTGAAGGGCGGATTGTGGCCCTCAATGGCGACACGCGCTGGTGGCGCTTAGATGCCATGCCCGTGCCGCAAGAACTGGGCGAGGTCGTCTTTTGTGGCGTTTTGCTAGATGTCACCGAGCGCAAAACTATTGAAGAGGCTTACCGCGAAAATGAGCGACAGTTGCGGATGGCGCTCAAGGTGTCGGCCATGGGGGTGTGGACGTGGGACATGGCGACGGATCAAATGGCCTGGACGACAGAACCCGGCACATTATTTGAAGCGTCGGCAGTCAGTTTCTGCGACACGTTCCACACATATTTGCAGAATGTCCATCCCCACGATCGCGAGCGACTGCAACAAGCGGTCAGTCAAGCGGTCAATACCGGCCACGAGTATCAAATCCAATACCGACTCTTGCTGGGAGACGACACCATCCGCTGGGTCGAAGAACGGGGCGGCCTGTGGCGTGACCCCGACGAATTGGTGCTGGGGCTCATGGGCACCGTCATCGACATTACTGATCGCCGCCTGGCCGAGGCCGCTCTGCAAGAGAGTGAAGAGCGCAATCGCACCTTAATCAACAACATTCCGGGGGCGGTATACCGCTGCAAAGCGGACGCCAATTGGACGCTGCTATTTCAAAGTGACGCGATCGCCGAAATGACCGGATATCCGGTGGATCATCCCATTCACCAAGAAGAGTGGCGCCTCATTCATGGGGCTGACCGCGATCGGGTGGACCGCGAAATTACCGCCGCGATCGGCCGTCGTCAACCCTTCGAAGTGGAATATCGCATTCGCCACGCCGACGGTAGCACCCGCTGGGTCTTAGAAACCGGACAACCGATCAGCGACAGCACCGGCACCGTGCAGCTCATTGACGGCGTCTTGACCGATATCACCCGCCGCAAAGAGTCCGAAACGCGACTCCAAGAACTCGCGCGTCGCCAAGGGTTAATTAATCGCATCTCGACTCAGATTCGCCACTCTTTAGAGCTGATGCCATTGCTACAAACCACCGTCGAAGCGGTGCGCAGCCAACTCATCACCGATCGCGTAGCCGTCTGTCGGTTTCAAGCTGATGGGCAGGGAGTCGTCATTGTCGAAGATTGCGCCCCCGCTTGGCCTTCCATTCTCGGGGCCACGGGGCTTGATAACTGCTTCCCAGCCGGGTGGGTCGACGACAACTTACCTAACCGGGTGCGCGACATCCCCGATATTTATCAGGCAGGCTTTCACCCTGACCATGTGCAATATCTCGAAAGCTTGCAGGTGCGGGCCAACCTCATCGTGCCGATTTTGCTCAAACAACAGCTATGGGGGTTACTCATTGCCCACGAATGTCGTGGCCCACGGCAGTGGACGGTGGGGGAAAGCGAACTCCTGAAAGCCTTGGCCGACCAAGTGGGCATTGCCATTGGTCAGGCCGACCTGTACGAGCAAGCCACCGAAAATGCGGTGCGAGCTCGACAGCAAGCCGCTGACCTCAAGGCGACTCTGGCGGAGTTGCAGCGCACTCAATCACAACTCGTGCAGACGGAAAAGATGTCGAGTTTGGGCCAGCTTGTAGCGGGTGTGGCCCATGAAATTAACAATCCAGTCAGTTTTATTGACGGCAACGTGGTGCACGCAGCAGAGTACACCGAAGATTTGCTCACGTTAATCGCGCACTATCGGCAAACCTACCCCGACCCACCGCCCACCTTGCAACAAGCCATCGACGCGGTGGATTTGGATTTCTTAGCCGAAGACTTTCCCAAACTGCTGGAATCGATGCGGATCGGAGCGGAACGCATCAAAAGTATCGTGGCGTCACTGCGCACTTTTTCGCGCATGGACGAGGCGGAAATTAAGGCCGTGAACCTGCATGAGGGGTTAGACAGTACCCTCATGATTTTGCAGCATCGCCTCAAGGCGCACGGCGATCGCCCCCAGATTCAACTCACCCGTCATTACGGCGACCTGCCCATGGTGGAATGTTATGCCGGCAAGCTCAATCAGGTGTTTATGAATTTGTTGAGTAATGCGATCGATGCGCTAGATGAAAAACTCGCAACAGGCGATCAGATCGAGCCCCCGCAGCTCGCGATCGCCACGACGACCATCATCCCCGACCAAGTCCGCATTAGCATTACCGACAATGGCGCGGGCATTCCGACAGACAAGCAGCCGCACATTTTCGAACCCTTTTACACCACCAAGCCGATTGGCAAAGGCACCGGCATCGGCCTCTCCATCAGCTATCAAATCGTGACCCAGCAGCATCGGGGCACCCTGGTCTGCGATTCCCAACCGGGGCAGGGCACCACCTTCCACGTCACCATTCCGGTGCAGCAGGGGACAACCTAG